GATCATTGTGGAGTGCCGGTCCAGCGCAGGTCAACGTTCGAAGCTAACCCTTCCATCCTTTGTGACTCAGGTCCAATTCTGCCGATCAGACATCCATGGCCTTCCGATAGGATGCTTCCATGTCCACCACACCTCAGCAGGTCCCCACGGATACCGTTGCCCCCGGCGACAAGACGCTGACCGATTTCCGCCCGGTCCGCGATCTTTACCCGACCCTGGACCTCACCCGGGAGCCGGTGGATTTCGCCCTGTTCCAGGCCCTGCCCCTCGATTTGATGCTCAAACACCATTTCGTACCCGTGCAGGAGCGCGAAGGTGTGCTTTGGCTGGCCATGGCCGATCCTTTGGACATCCCCACCCAGGACATGCTGCGCCTGCGGCTCAAGCGCCCCCTCCGCTTTGCGGGCGCCCCCCTGGCCCAGATCCAGGAAGTGCTCAAGAAATCCGAAAGCGGCCAGAAGGTCATGGATGAAGCTGGCGAAGCCCTGAAGATTCAAGTGCTGCACGAGGAAGACCTGGACGACGAGGTGCTGGATCTGGAGCGCCTTACGGACAAGGATGAGGCGCCCATCGTGCGCCTGGTGGACACCACCATCTTCAACGCCCTGCAGCGGCGCGCCTCCGACATCCACCTGGAGACCACCTCCACGGGCTTTCAGATCAAGTACCGCATTGATGGCAGCCTTTACCCCGCCGCCGAGCCCATCGACCGGCGTTTTGCTTCGCCCATCATCAGCCGCGTAAAGGTGATGTCTGAACTCGACATCGCCGAGAAGCGCAAGCCGCAGGACGGCCGATTCAAACTCAAGGTGCGCGGCCGGGCCATCGACTTCCGCGTGAGCATCATGCCCACCATCCACGGCGAAGACGCCGTCATCCGCATCCTGGACAAGGAGAACCTCACGGAGGAATTCCAGGCCCTCAGCCTGGAGATCCTCGGCTTCTCCGACCACGAGCTCAAGCGCCTGCGCCGCTTCGCCCACGAGCCCTACGGCATGTTCCTGGTAACGGGCCCCACGGGATCGGGCAAGACCACCACCCTTTACGCCGTGCTCAGCGAAATCAAGGCGCCGGAAGACAAGATCATCACCATCGAGGATCCGGTCGAATACCAGCTCGAAGGCGTCACCCAGATCCCCGTGAATGAGAAGAAGGGCCTCACCTTCGCCCTGGGCCTGCGCTCCATCCTCCGCCACGACCCCGACAAGATCCTCGTGGGTGAGATCCGCGACCCCGAGACCGCCCAGATCGCCATCCAGTCGGCCCTCACGGGCCACCTGGTCTTCACCACCGTCCACGCCAACAACGTGCTGGACGTGCTGGGCCGCTTCCAGCACATGGGCGTCGAAGTCTACAACTTCGTGTCGTCACTCAACTGCATCCTGGCTCAGCGCCTGGTGCGCGTGCTCTGCCCCAAGTGCAAGCGCCCGGCGCCGAAACCCACCCCCCAGGAACTGGAGGAGAACGGCGTCGACGAAGCCTGGCTGCGCACCGCCACCCTCTTCGACCGCGTGGGTTGCGTGGACTGCCACGGCACCGGCTTCCGGGGCCGCCAGGCCATCATCGAGTTCATGGGCCTCAACGATGAGATCCGCGAGCTGCTCATCCAGCGTGCCCCCGTGCGCGAGGTGAAGGCCGCCGCCCGCCGCCATGGCATGCAATTCCTGCGGGAAAGCGCCATCGAGAAGGTGCGCATGGGCATCACCACCTTTGCCGAGATCAACAAGGTGACCTTCCGCGAAGGGGCCTAGGTCAGGCTCCCCGCACCAGCTCCCGCTCCAGGCTCTGAAGGCGCTTGAGCCGGGCGAAGAGACTGGCTTGCGCGGCCAGTTCTTCCGGTGTGCCGAGTTGGATGGGGAGCCCTTCTTCCAGCACCAGCACCCGGGCGCAGGTTTCGGCCACGAACACGCGATGGGTCGCCAGCACCAGGGTAGAGGTGCCCAGGAAGCCCCGCAGGTTCTCCAGGATGCGGCTTTCGGTTTCGGCATCCACCGCAGACAGCGCATCGTCCAGCAGCAGCAGACGCGGACGGCGCAGCAGGGCGCGCGCCAGGGCCGTGCGCTGGCGTTCGCCGCCACTGAGGATCACGCCCCGCTCTCCCACGATGGTGTCCAACCCCTCGGGCAGGCGGCGGATCAATTCGTCCATGGCCACCACCCGGGCGATCTCCCAGATTTCCTCTTCGGTGGCCTCGGGCCGGCCCATGGCCAGATTCGTCCGCAGCGTGTCCGAGAACAGGAAGGCTTCCTGCGGCACCCAGCCCAGCCCCGCCCAGTGGCGGCGGATGGTCTTCTCCGACAGGGACTCGCCATCCACCAGCATGCGCCCCGCCTGGGGCTCACGCAGGCCCGCCAGCACCTGCAGGAGCAAGGTCTTGCCCGAACCAATGCCGCCCACCACCGCCAGGCTGTCGCCAGGCGCCAGGCTGAGATCCAGGGGCCCCAGGCCGCGGCCGGTTTCAAAACGGTGGCTCAGTTGCTCCAGCCTCAGGGCGGCGGGAACCTCTGGCAAGGTAATGCTCTCAGCGGGTGGCAATGAGGGCTCTGGGCTGTTCAGCAACTGATCCAGGCGCTCCTGCCCGGCCTTGGCGCGCTGGAACAGGTTGGCGGACCACCCCATGCTCATCATGGGCCAGGCCAGGGCCACCAGAAAGCCGGTGAAGGCCGTGAGATCGCCCAGGGTCAGGGCATGGCGCACCACCAGGCTGCCGCCATAGGCCACCAGCACCAGCAGGGACACGCCGCTGATGAGCGCCGAGAGCGGGGCGTAGGCGCTGAAGATCACCGACTGTTTCATGCTGAGCATGGCGTGGCGGCGGCTCAGGGCGCCGAACTGCGCCACGCGGGCCGCCTCCAGCCCGAAGGCCTGCACCACCCGCTCACCGCTGATGGTCTCGTGGCTGAAGGTGGTCAGGGCCGAGAAGGCTAGCTGCAGCTTCTGCTGCACCATGTGGCTCCACTTGCCGATGATGTAGAAACCCAGGGCCAGAAAACAGAAGGGCAGCATCACCGCCAAGGTGAGGCGCCAGCTGGTGTGGAACATGAGGCCGAGCGTCACGGGCAGGATGGACAGCACCTGCAGGAAGCTCATGAGGCCGGGGCCGGTGGCCATGCGCACGGTGCCGACATCATCGCCCAGGCGAGACATGAGGTCGCCCACCCGCTGCCGCTCGTAGAAGGCGAACGGGCGGCCCAACAGAAAGCTGTAGAGGGATTCGCGCTGCTCCCGTTCCACCTCCCGGCTGAGGCCGATGAGGGTGTTCCGCATGAGGTAGCGCCCGATGCCCGCCGCCAGCGTAAAGCCCAGCATCCAGGCCAGGAAGACCCTCGAGCCATGCCAATCCTGTCGCTCCAGGGCGTTCACGGCCCGGCCTGACCAGTAGGGCACCACCGAAGCCGCCACGCTGCACCAGATGGTGGCCGCCAGCCCCCAGTACAAGGTCCGCCGGTGGCGGGCCATGAGGGGCCACCACCACCAAAGCTTCGAGTGTGAAAGATCCGCCAACCGGGCCTCCAGGCATTTAGAGTAGCAACACCAATCGACCCGCCGGAGGTCAGGAAGCATCTTTCTCTGGAGGCCCGTCCGGCGCATCCTAGAGGAAATCCCCGGATCCCCCATGCGCCGCTTGCTTCTGCTTCTGGGCCTCGCCTGCCTGGCCGCCCTGCCCCTCCCCCTGACCGCCCAAATGGTGGAGGAATCCATTTCCCGCGATCCAGGCCCCCTGGACTTCATCCAGGGCGATAGCTACGAGCAGTGGATCCTGCAATCCCTGGCCGGGGATGCACTGGTTGGGCTGTCCCCCACGGGGAAAGTGGTGCCCCGTCTGGCTGCCACTTGGAAGGCGCAGAAGAACGGAACCCTGGTGTTCACGCTGCGGTCGGACGCCCGCTACACCGACGGCAGCCCGGTGCGCGCCGAGGATGTGGTGTGGACCTTCCAGGAGCTGCTGCAGAATTCCAAGGCCAGTCCCACGAAGCGGGCCATTCTGGAGGGCGCGCAGGTGGGCATGGACCAGGGCCATCCCTGGATCCGCTCCTCCAAACCCGCAGGCCGCCTGCTCATGGAGCTGGCACGCGTCCCCATCGCGCAGGAGGCCCACCCCGAACGAGGTTCCGGCCCCTTCGCGTTCCGGAAAGAACCCGGTGCCTGGGTGTTCACCCGGCGCGATCACTTTCTCAAACCCCGCATCGAAGGCATCCGCTTCCGCCTGCTGCCTGATGCTGCTGGAGTCATGGCCGCCCTCCAGAAAGGCTGGCTGACCATCGGCGCTCCAGCCCAGCGGCGGCAAACGGAAGTGCCTCCGACCCACCGCCTGGTGACCCAACCCATGCACGCCCAGCTGGTGACCTGGAGCCGGATGGGTGTGGGTGCGCTGCAGCTGCTGGAGCGATGGCGGCAGGAGGCCTTCCCGCCCCAATTGCTGGCCCTCAACGCCCGACCCAGCAAGGGCCTGTGGCCCGAAACGCTGGGCTTCGACAGCCAGGAGATCACCGCGGGCACCGCCCCGCCCAAGGGTCCAGGCGTGCTCCACCTGCTGTACCCCGCCGGGGACGAATCCGTGGAAAAGCTGCTCCTGGCCCTGCGAGAGCGGGCCCGAAAAGACAGCTTTGACCTGCAGCTGACGCCGGTCGAACAGGGACTCCTTGCGGATCGCCTTCAGAAGGGGGATTTCCAGCTGGCCTGCTCCATGGTGGTGTTCGATCCCCACCCCTGGGCAGTGCTGGAATACCTGGAGCCGCAGGGCCCCATGAACTTCACCGGGTGGAAGCACCCGCGGCTGGGGGCTCTGCTCCCCAGGCTGCAGCAACCCGGCGATGCGGCCTGGAACGACCTTCAAGCTCTCTGGGCCAAGGCGCCAGCGGCCCTGCCCCTGCTGGATTTCCAGAGCGTCATCTGGGTGGATCGCCGCCTCCAGGTGGAGCCCAGCCCTATGGGCCTGTACCTGCACACCCCAGGAGCCGCCGGGTGGCGTTGGGTTCAGTAGCGCGTCATCTGGCTTCCCGGTTGGCCATCTGGGCGCCGGGCCTGGCCGTGTGGGTGCTGGCCTTCGGCCTCGCCTTGGGTCTGCCGGGCGCCACCTGGAAGGCCGCAGCCCCACCGATCTTCCCCTGGGAGGCCCTGGGGCCTGCCCTCTTGGCCATCGCGGTGCTTTCCCTGCTGACGCCTTGGCTGGCCTGGCTCCAGGGCCCAACCCTGGCCACCCGACCTTCCCTGGCCCTGCTGGAGGCGCCGCCGGATTTGCTGTGGGGCGCGCTCCTGCTGGCATTGTGGCCTGCGGCCTGGGGGCCTCCGGGCCTCACGGGCTGGCTGCTCGCCTTCCTGGCCGCGGCCCTGCCCAGCGAAGCCCGCTGGCTGGCCCAGGCCATGCCCTCGGAGCATCCCTTTCCCCAGGCCCTGGGCCGCCAGGCGGTAAGCCGGGTGCGACGCCTGGTGCTGGCTCGCCTCTGGGGGCGGTGGATGGCGGCCCGTCTGCCCGTGTGGCTGACGGCCACCCTGGTGCTGGAGCGCGTGCTCGGCGTGCCCGGCCTGGGCACCGACTGGATGACGCGGGTGGCGCTACGCGACCGCGCGGGTTTGGCGGCTTGGGTGGTGGCGCTGGCCCTGCTCTGGGCCCTCTCCCAATTCCTGGACCACGAACCCGCATGAGGTGGCGCCTGGCCTTCTTGGGGGCCCTTCTCCTCCCGGACCTGCCCCTGGATCCCTTCCGCGGCGGCCTCGCGGCCTCGCTGCGACACCCCTTGGGCACCGATGACCTGGGCCGGGATGCCCTCCTGCGGCTGCTGCTGGCCTCGGCCCGCAGCTTGGGATTTGCCAGCGCCTGCGCCCTGCTGGGCCTGGCCTTGGGCTTCCTGTTGGCGTGGCGTGGGAATCGGCTTCGCGGAGCCTGGTCGGCCTTGCGCAGCCTTCCGCCCCTGCTCTTCCTGATTCCCCTGGCCGCAAACCTCGGCGGCCTTTCTTCCCTGCCGCTGGGCCTGCTGCTGGGCGGCCTCCTGGCACCGCATCTGGAACCCGCCCTGCGGGTGCGGCTGGATCCCCTCCGGCATTCTCCGGCTTGGTCCGGGGAGCGCTTGTTAGGCGCCCCTTGGCCCTCCACCCTGCGGCGCTGGGCTCCCTGGGGTTGGCAGCAGGCCGCCGCCCTCCTTCCCAGCGCCTGGCTGGGCGCCCTTTGGGGCGAGGCGACCCTCTCGGCCCTGGGCCTTGGTCCCGGCCCGGGCCATGACAGCCTGGGCCGTCTGCTGGCGGAGGAACTGCCCCGCCTCGGGTCGGATCCGTCCCTCCTGGGCTGGGGGGCTATGGCTGCAGTGCTGCTGCTGGCCTGGGTTTCCGTGGAGTCGCGAAGGGCCTGATCAGGCCGGGCCCAGCTTGGCCTGCATGATGTCGAGAATCTCCGTATCGACGCCCACCATGCCGTGCTGGGCGAGGCGGCCAAGGTTGGCCAGGGAGGATTCGCCGCTGTGGCCGACGATGCCATCGGTCTCGGGAATCCCGAAGCCAGCCAG
This sequence is a window from Geothrix sp. PMB-07. Protein-coding genes within it:
- a CDS encoding GspE/PulE family protein — protein: MSTTPQQVPTDTVAPGDKTLTDFRPVRDLYPTLDLTREPVDFALFQALPLDLMLKHHFVPVQEREGVLWLAMADPLDIPTQDMLRLRLKRPLRFAGAPLAQIQEVLKKSESGQKVMDEAGEALKIQVLHEEDLDDEVLDLERLTDKDEAPIVRLVDTTIFNALQRRASDIHLETTSTGFQIKYRIDGSLYPAAEPIDRRFASPIISRVKVMSELDIAEKRKPQDGRFKLKVRGRAIDFRVSIMPTIHGEDAVIRILDKENLTEEFQALSLEILGFSDHELKRLRRFAHEPYGMFLVTGPTGSGKTTTLYAVLSEIKAPEDKIITIEDPVEYQLEGVTQIPVNEKKGLTFALGLRSILRHDPDKILVGEIRDPETAQIAIQSALTGHLVFTTVHANNVLDVLGRFQHMGVEVYNFVSSLNCILAQRLVRVLCPKCKRPAPKPTPQELEENGVDEAWLRTATLFDRVGCVDCHGTGFRGRQAIIEFMGLNDEIRELLIQRAPVREVKAAARRHGMQFLRESAIEKVRMGITTFAEINKVTFREGA
- a CDS encoding ABC transporter ATP-binding protein, encoding MARHRRTLYWGLAATIWCSVAASVVPYWSGRAVNALERQDWHGSRVFLAWMLGFTLAAGIGRYLMRNTLIGLSREVEREQRESLYSFLLGRPFAFYERQRVGDLMSRLGDDVGTVRMATGPGLMSFLQVLSILPVTLGLMFHTSWRLTLAVMLPFCFLALGFYIIGKWSHMVQQKLQLAFSALTTFSHETISGERVVQAFGLEAARVAQFGALSRRHAMLSMKQSVIFSAYAPLSALISGVSLLVLVAYGGSLVVRHALTLGDLTAFTGFLVALAWPMMSMGWSANLFQRAKAGQERLDQLLNSPEPSLPPAESITLPEVPAALRLEQLSHRFETGRGLGPLDLSLAPGDSLAVVGGIGSGKTLLLQVLAGLREPQAGRMLVDGESLSEKTIRRHWAGLGWVPQEAFLFSDTLRTNLAMGRPEATEEEIWEIARVVAMDELIRRLPEGLDTIVGERGVILSGGERQRTALARALLRRPRLLLLDDALSAVDAETESRILENLRGFLGTSTLVLATHRVFVAETCARVLVLEEGLPIQLGTPEELAAQASLFARLKRLQSLERELVRGA
- a CDS encoding ABC transporter substrate-binding protein; the protein is MRRLLLLLGLACLAALPLPLTAQMVEESISRDPGPLDFIQGDSYEQWILQSLAGDALVGLSPTGKVVPRLAATWKAQKNGTLVFTLRSDARYTDGSPVRAEDVVWTFQELLQNSKASPTKRAILEGAQVGMDQGHPWIRSSKPAGRLLMELARVPIAQEAHPERGSGPFAFRKEPGAWVFTRRDHFLKPRIEGIRFRLLPDAAGVMAALQKGWLTIGAPAQRRQTEVPPTHRLVTQPMHAQLVTWSRMGVGALQLLERWRQEAFPPQLLALNARPSKGLWPETLGFDSQEITAGTAPPKGPGVLHLLYPAGDESVEKLLLALRERARKDSFDLQLTPVEQGLLADRLQKGDFQLACSMVVFDPHPWAVLEYLEPQGPMNFTGWKHPRLGALLPRLQQPGDAAWNDLQALWAKAPAALPLLDFQSVIWVDRRLQVEPSPMGLYLHTPGAAGWRWVQ